In Calothrix sp. PCC 7507, one DNA window encodes the following:
- a CDS encoding ABC transporter permease translates to MAMTKRQLPSFLRFAKNPNLSQRLMFIGIAITLLFLFLAFFAPVFQAWGWLQNPKEFLSNPIHEPPSVKHWFGTSRLGYDVFSRTLFGAQAALQVVILATALSMLIGVPLGMLSGYLGGNLDKVLLFLMDSIYTLPGLLLSVTLAFVVGRGILNAAIAISIAYIPQYYRVVRNHTVSVKTEVFIEAAQAMGASTWVVLSRYLFFNVIQSVPVLFTLNAADAILVLGGLGFLGLGLPEEVPEWGHDLKQALEALPTGIWWTTLFPGLAMTLMVIGLSLVGEGLNEFVNPRLRRQNSIRK, encoded by the coding sequence ATGGCCATGACAAAACGGCAACTGCCGTCATTTTTACGCTTTGCTAAAAATCCGAATCTTTCCCAGCGACTGATGTTCATTGGGATAGCCATTACTCTGTTGTTCTTATTCCTGGCTTTCTTTGCTCCCGTATTTCAGGCTTGGGGATGGCTACAAAACCCCAAAGAGTTCCTGAGTAACCCCATTCATGAACCACCTTCTGTGAAGCACTGGTTTGGTACAAGCCGCCTGGGATATGATGTTTTTTCCCGGACGTTGTTTGGTGCCCAAGCCGCCTTGCAAGTGGTGATTTTAGCAACGGCGCTGAGTATGTTGATTGGTGTGCCGTTGGGGATGCTCAGTGGCTATCTGGGTGGTAATTTAGATAAGGTGTTGCTGTTTTTGATGGATAGCATCTATACTCTGCCAGGGCTATTGCTATCCGTCACCCTAGCGTTTGTGGTGGGACGCGGGATATTAAATGCAGCGATCGCTATTAGTATTGCTTACATACCCCAATATTATCGGGTTGTCCGTAACCACACTGTGAGCGTTAAAACTGAGGTGTTTATTGAGGCTGCTCAAGCGATGGGAGCTTCAACTTGGGTTGTGCTGTCTCGATATCTGTTTTTTAACGTCATTCAAAGTGTACCTGTACTATTTACCCTCAATGCTGCCGATGCCATTTTAGTATTGGGCGGTTTGGGCTTTTTAGGGCTAGGATTGCCAGAAGAAGTGCCAGAATGGGGACACGATTTAAAACAAGCTCTAGAAGCGCTACCCACAGGCATTTGGTGGACTACGCTTTTCCCCGGTTTGGCAATGACATTGATGGTGATTGGATTGTCGCTAGTTGGTGAGGGTTTAAATGAATTTGTTAATCCTCGTTTACGGCGACAAAATAGTATCCGGAAATAG
- a CDS encoding element excision factor XisI family protein — MDTLDNYRPIVKKVLLPYTQIPYSHAAIECKAVFDSENDSYLLLPSGLSILL; from the coding sequence ATGGATACCTTAGATAATTATCGACCTATTGTCAAAAAGGTGTTATTACCCTACACCCAAATTCCTTATTCCCACGCAGCTATTGAATGTAAAGCAGTCTTTGATAGCGAAAATGATAGCTACTTGCTGTTGCCTAGTGGTTTGTCAATTTTGTTGTGA